Proteins encoded together in one Oncorhynchus mykiss isolate Arlee chromosome 7, USDA_OmykA_1.1, whole genome shotgun sequence window:
- the LOC110527480 gene encoding RNA-binding motif, single-stranded-interacting protein 1 isoform X2, translating to MIFANTANPLKSTYRKQSYPMAPASPSTVSTSSNSSTTGWDQLSKTNLYIRGLPPATTDLDLVKLCQPYGKIVSAKAILDKTTNKCKGYGFVDFDSPAAAQKAVHALKTSGIQAQMAKQQQEQDPTNLYISNLPVSVDEQELEGLLRPFGQVISTRVLRDYSGASRGVGFARMESKEMCNSVIAHFNGKFIKTAPGTTAPSEPLLCKFADGQRKRHSHSPYIPSGRTWPREGELRLGGMTLTYDPTSAAMQNGYYASPYTLTANRMMTQQAMSPYMSPVTSYQVQNPSWMAHQPYIMQHPQAVMSPSVDHSMTMQPTAIMTQQMGHLSLGSSGAQYISANAAVQAAYIPQYAHMQQTAFFPLQENGSQQQMDSSNNSSPYSQQSK from the exons ATGATCTTTGCAAACACTGCCAACCCGTTGAAGAGCACATATCGGAAGCAG TCGTACCCCATGGCTCCAGCCAGCCCCAGCACGGTGAGcaccagcagcaacagcagcaccaCAGGATGGGACCAGCTCAGCAAAACAAACCTGTACATCCGCGGCCTGCCTCCAGCAACCACTGACCTGGACCTAGTCAAGCTCTGCCAGCC ATACGGCAAGATCGTGTCGGCAAAGGCCATCCTCGATAAAACAACGAACAAATGTAAAG GGTATGGGTTTGTGGACTTTGACAGCCCTGCAGCAGCCCAGAAGGCGGTCCATGCCCTAAAGACCAGTGGGATACAAGCCCAGATGGCTAAG CAGCAACAGGAGCAGGACCCCACCAACCTGTACATCTCCAACCTGCCTGTGTCTGTAGACGAGCAGGAGCTGGAGGGGCTGCTGAGGCCTTTTGGACAGGTCATCTCCACCCGCGTCCTCAGAGACTACAGCGGGGCCAGCAGAGGCGTCGGCTTCGCCAG GATGGAGTCCAAGGAGATGTGTAACTCAGTCATAGCCCACTTCAATGGGAAGTTTATCAAGACGGCGCCTGGAACTACGG CTCCCTCTGAGCCTCTGCTGTGTAAGTTTGCTGATGGTCAGAGGAAGAGGCACAGCCACAGTCCCTACATCCCCAGCGGTCGCACATGGCCCCGAGAGGGAGAGCTCAGACTA GGCGGGATGACTCTCACCTACGACCCCACCTCAGCTGCTATGCAGAACGGCTATTATGCCTCTCCCTACACCCTAACGGCCAATAGGATGATGACTCAGCAAGCCATGTCTCCCTACATGTCTCCTGTCACCTCCTACCAG GTACAGAATCCTTCCTGGATGGCCCACCAGCCTTACATCATGCAACACCCA caggCTGTAATGTCGCCCTCTGTGGACCACTCCATGACAATGCAGCCCACCGCCATCATGACACAGCAGATGGGCCATCTCTCATTGGGCAGCAGTGGAGCG CAGTATATTTCAGCCAACGCTGCAGTCCAGGCAGCCTATATTCCTCAGTACGCCCACATGCAGCAGACAGCC TTTTTCCCTCTTCAGGAAAATGGTTCACAGCAGCAAATGGATTCGTCCAACAATTCGTCTCCCTACAGTCAACAGAGCAAGTAA
- the LOC110527480 gene encoding RNA-binding motif, single-stranded-interacting protein 1 isoform X1, protein MIFANTANPLKSTYRKQSYPMAPASPSTVSTSSNSSTTGWDQLSKTNLYIRGLPPATTDLDLVKLCQPYGKIVSAKAILDKTTNKCKGYGFVDFDSPAAAQKAVHALKTSGIQAQMAKQQQEQDPTNLYISNLPVSVDEQELEGLLRPFGQVISTRVLRDYSGASRGVGFARMESKEMCNSVIAHFNGKFIKTAPGTTAPSEPLLCKFADGQRKRHSHSPYIPSGRTWPREGELRLGGMTLTYDPTSAAMQNGYYASPYTLTANRMMTQQAMSPYMSPVTSYQVQNPSWMAHQPYIMQHPQAVMSPSVDHSMTMQPTAIMTQQMGHLSLGSSGAQYISANAAVQAAYIPQYAHMQQTAFFPLQENGSQQQMDSSNNSSPYSQQSK, encoded by the exons ATGATCTTTGCAAACACTGCCAACCCGTTGAAGAGCACATATCGGAAGCAG TCGTACCCCATGGCTCCAGCCAGCCCCAGCACGGTGAGcaccagcagcaacagcagcaccaCAGGATGGGACCAGCTCAGCAAAACAAACCTGTACATCCGCGGCCTGCCTCCAGCAACCACTGACCTGGACCTAGTCAAGCTCTGCCAGCC ATACGGCAAGATCGTGTCGGCAAAGGCCATCCTCGATAAAACAACGAACAAATGTAAAG GGTATGGGTTTGTGGACTTTGACAGCCCTGCAGCAGCCCAGAAGGCGGTCCATGCCCTAAAGACCAGTGGGATACAAGCCCAGATGGCTAAG CAGCAACAGGAGCAGGACCCCACCAACCTGTACATCTCCAACCTGCCTGTGTCTGTAGACGAGCAGGAGCTGGAGGGGCTGCTGAGGCCTTTTGGACAGGTCATCTCCACCCGCGTCCTCAGAGACTACAGCGGGGCCAGCAGAGGCGTCGGCTTCGCCAG GATGGAGTCCAAGGAGATGTGTAACTCAGTCATAGCCCACTTCAATGGGAAGTTTATCAAGACGGCGCCTGGAACTACGG CTCCCTCTGAGCCTCTGCTGTGTAAGTTTGCTGATGGTCAGAGGAAGAGGCACAGCCACAGTCCCTACATCCCCAGCGGTCGCACATGGCCCCGAGAGGGAGAGCTCAGACTA GGCGGGATGACTCTCACCTACGACCCCACCTCAGCTGCTATGCAGAACGGCTATTATGCCTCTCCCTACACCCTAACGGCCAATAGGATGATGACTCAGCAAGCCATGTCTCCCTACATGTCTCCTGTCACCTCCTACCAG GTACAGAATCCTTCCTGGATGGCCCACCAGCCTTACATCATGCAACACCCA caggCTGTAATGTCGCCCTCTGTGGACCACTCCATGACAATGCAGCCCACCGCCATCATGACACAGCAGATGGGCCATCTCTCATTGGGCAGCAGTGGAGCG CAGTATATTTCAGCCAACGCTGCAGTCCAGGCAGCCTATATTCCTCAGTACGCCCACATGCAGCAGACAGCC TTTTTCCCTCTTCAGGAAAATGGTTCACAGCAGCAAATGGATTCGTCCAACAATTCGTCTCCCTACAGTCAACAGAGCAAGTA A
- the LOC110527480 gene encoding RNA-binding motif, single-stranded-interacting protein 1 isoform X12: MIFANTANPLKSTYRKQSYPMAPASPSTVSTSSNSSTTGWDQLSKTNLYIRGLPPATTDLDLVKLCQPYGKIVSAKAILDKTTNKCKGYGFVDFDSPAAAQKAVHALKTSGIQAQMAKQQEQDPTNLYISNLPVSVDEQELEGLLRPFGQVISTRVLRDYSGASRGVGFARMESKEMCNSVIAHFNGKFIKTAPGTTAPSEPLLCKFADGQRKRHSHSPYIPSGRTWPREGELRLGGMTLTYDPTSAAMQNGYYASPYTLTANRMMTQQAMSPYMSPVTSYQVQNPSWMAHQPYIMQHPQAVMSPSVDHSMTMQPTAIMTQQMGHLSLGSSGAYISANAAVQAAYIPQYAHMQQTAENGSQQQMDSSNNSSPYSQQSK; this comes from the exons ATGATCTTTGCAAACACTGCCAACCCGTTGAAGAGCACATATCGGAAGCAG TCGTACCCCATGGCTCCAGCCAGCCCCAGCACGGTGAGcaccagcagcaacagcagcaccaCAGGATGGGACCAGCTCAGCAAAACAAACCTGTACATCCGCGGCCTGCCTCCAGCAACCACTGACCTGGACCTAGTCAAGCTCTGCCAGCC ATACGGCAAGATCGTGTCGGCAAAGGCCATCCTCGATAAAACAACGAACAAATGTAAAG GGTATGGGTTTGTGGACTTTGACAGCCCTGCAGCAGCCCAGAAGGCGGTCCATGCCCTAAAGACCAGTGGGATACAAGCCCAGATGGCTAAG CAACAGGAGCAGGACCCCACCAACCTGTACATCTCCAACCTGCCTGTGTCTGTAGACGAGCAGGAGCTGGAGGGGCTGCTGAGGCCTTTTGGACAGGTCATCTCCACCCGCGTCCTCAGAGACTACAGCGGGGCCAGCAGAGGCGTCGGCTTCGCCAG GATGGAGTCCAAGGAGATGTGTAACTCAGTCATAGCCCACTTCAATGGGAAGTTTATCAAGACGGCGCCTGGAACTACGG CTCCCTCTGAGCCTCTGCTGTGTAAGTTTGCTGATGGTCAGAGGAAGAGGCACAGCCACAGTCCCTACATCCCCAGCGGTCGCACATGGCCCCGAGAGGGAGAGCTCAGACTA GGCGGGATGACTCTCACCTACGACCCCACCTCAGCTGCTATGCAGAACGGCTATTATGCCTCTCCCTACACCCTAACGGCCAATAGGATGATGACTCAGCAAGCCATGTCTCCCTACATGTCTCCTGTCACCTCCTACCAG GTACAGAATCCTTCCTGGATGGCCCACCAGCCTTACATCATGCAACACCCA caggCTGTAATGTCGCCCTCTGTGGACCACTCCATGACAATGCAGCCCACCGCCATCATGACACAGCAGATGGGCCATCTCTCATTGGGCAGCAGTGGAGCG TATATTTCAGCCAACGCTGCAGTCCAGGCAGCCTATATTCCTCAGTACGCCCACATGCAGCAGACAGCC GAAAATGGTTCACAGCAGCAAATGGATTCGTCCAACAATTCGTCTCCCTACAGTCAACAGAGCAAGTAA
- the LOC110527480 gene encoding RNA-binding motif, single-stranded-interacting protein 1 isoform X9, which translates to MIFANTANPLKSTYRKQSYPMAPASPSTVSTSSNSSTTGWDQLSKTNLYIRGLPPATTDLDLVKLCQPYGKIVSAKAILDKTTNKCKGYGFVDFDSPAAAQKAVHALKTSGIQAQMAKQQQEQDPTNLYISNLPVSVDEQELEGLLRPFGQVISTRVLRDYSGASRGVGFARMESKEMCNSVIAHFNGKFIKTAPGTTAPSEPLLCKFADGQRKRHSHSPYIPSGRTWPREGELRLGGMTLTYDPTSAAMQNGYYASPYTLTANRMMTQQAMSPYMSPVTSYQVQNPSWMAHQPYIMQHPQAVMSPSVDHSMTMQPTAIMTQQMGHLSLGSSGAQYISANAAVQAAYIPQYAHMQQTAENGSQQQMDSSNNSSPYSQQSK; encoded by the exons ATGATCTTTGCAAACACTGCCAACCCGTTGAAGAGCACATATCGGAAGCAG TCGTACCCCATGGCTCCAGCCAGCCCCAGCACGGTGAGcaccagcagcaacagcagcaccaCAGGATGGGACCAGCTCAGCAAAACAAACCTGTACATCCGCGGCCTGCCTCCAGCAACCACTGACCTGGACCTAGTCAAGCTCTGCCAGCC ATACGGCAAGATCGTGTCGGCAAAGGCCATCCTCGATAAAACAACGAACAAATGTAAAG GGTATGGGTTTGTGGACTTTGACAGCCCTGCAGCAGCCCAGAAGGCGGTCCATGCCCTAAAGACCAGTGGGATACAAGCCCAGATGGCTAAG CAGCAACAGGAGCAGGACCCCACCAACCTGTACATCTCCAACCTGCCTGTGTCTGTAGACGAGCAGGAGCTGGAGGGGCTGCTGAGGCCTTTTGGACAGGTCATCTCCACCCGCGTCCTCAGAGACTACAGCGGGGCCAGCAGAGGCGTCGGCTTCGCCAG GATGGAGTCCAAGGAGATGTGTAACTCAGTCATAGCCCACTTCAATGGGAAGTTTATCAAGACGGCGCCTGGAACTACGG CTCCCTCTGAGCCTCTGCTGTGTAAGTTTGCTGATGGTCAGAGGAAGAGGCACAGCCACAGTCCCTACATCCCCAGCGGTCGCACATGGCCCCGAGAGGGAGAGCTCAGACTA GGCGGGATGACTCTCACCTACGACCCCACCTCAGCTGCTATGCAGAACGGCTATTATGCCTCTCCCTACACCCTAACGGCCAATAGGATGATGACTCAGCAAGCCATGTCTCCCTACATGTCTCCTGTCACCTCCTACCAG GTACAGAATCCTTCCTGGATGGCCCACCAGCCTTACATCATGCAACACCCA caggCTGTAATGTCGCCCTCTGTGGACCACTCCATGACAATGCAGCCCACCGCCATCATGACACAGCAGATGGGCCATCTCTCATTGGGCAGCAGTGGAGCG CAGTATATTTCAGCCAACGCTGCAGTCCAGGCAGCCTATATTCCTCAGTACGCCCACATGCAGCAGACAGCC GAAAATGGTTCACAGCAGCAAATGGATTCGTCCAACAATTCGTCTCCCTACAGTCAACAGAGCAAGTAA
- the LOC110527480 gene encoding RNA-binding motif, single-stranded-interacting protein 1 isoform X11, with protein sequence MIFANTANPLKSTYRKQSYPMAPASPSTVSTSSNSSTTGWDQLSKTNLYIRGLPPATTDLDLVKLCQPYGKIVSAKAILDKTTNKCKGYGFVDFDSPAAAQKAVHALKTSGIQAQMAKQQQEQDPTNLYISNLPVSVDEQELEGLLRPFGQVISTRVLRDYSGASRGVGFARMESKEMCNSVIAHFNGKFIKTAPGTTAPSEPLLCKFADGQRKRHSHSPYIPSGRTWPREGELRLGGMTLTYDPTSAAMQNGYYASPYTLTANRMMTQQAMSPYMSPVTSYQVQNPSWMAHQPYIMQHPQAVMSPSVDHSMTMQPTAIMTQQMGHLSLGSSGAYISANAAVQAAYIPQYAHMQQTAENGSQQQMDSSNNSSPYSQQSK encoded by the exons ATGATCTTTGCAAACACTGCCAACCCGTTGAAGAGCACATATCGGAAGCAG TCGTACCCCATGGCTCCAGCCAGCCCCAGCACGGTGAGcaccagcagcaacagcagcaccaCAGGATGGGACCAGCTCAGCAAAACAAACCTGTACATCCGCGGCCTGCCTCCAGCAACCACTGACCTGGACCTAGTCAAGCTCTGCCAGCC ATACGGCAAGATCGTGTCGGCAAAGGCCATCCTCGATAAAACAACGAACAAATGTAAAG GGTATGGGTTTGTGGACTTTGACAGCCCTGCAGCAGCCCAGAAGGCGGTCCATGCCCTAAAGACCAGTGGGATACAAGCCCAGATGGCTAAG CAGCAACAGGAGCAGGACCCCACCAACCTGTACATCTCCAACCTGCCTGTGTCTGTAGACGAGCAGGAGCTGGAGGGGCTGCTGAGGCCTTTTGGACAGGTCATCTCCACCCGCGTCCTCAGAGACTACAGCGGGGCCAGCAGAGGCGTCGGCTTCGCCAG GATGGAGTCCAAGGAGATGTGTAACTCAGTCATAGCCCACTTCAATGGGAAGTTTATCAAGACGGCGCCTGGAACTACGG CTCCCTCTGAGCCTCTGCTGTGTAAGTTTGCTGATGGTCAGAGGAAGAGGCACAGCCACAGTCCCTACATCCCCAGCGGTCGCACATGGCCCCGAGAGGGAGAGCTCAGACTA GGCGGGATGACTCTCACCTACGACCCCACCTCAGCTGCTATGCAGAACGGCTATTATGCCTCTCCCTACACCCTAACGGCCAATAGGATGATGACTCAGCAAGCCATGTCTCCCTACATGTCTCCTGTCACCTCCTACCAG GTACAGAATCCTTCCTGGATGGCCCACCAGCCTTACATCATGCAACACCCA caggCTGTAATGTCGCCCTCTGTGGACCACTCCATGACAATGCAGCCCACCGCCATCATGACACAGCAGATGGGCCATCTCTCATTGGGCAGCAGTGGAGCG TATATTTCAGCCAACGCTGCAGTCCAGGCAGCCTATATTCCTCAGTACGCCCACATGCAGCAGACAGCC GAAAATGGTTCACAGCAGCAAATGGATTCGTCCAACAATTCGTCTCCCTACAGTCAACAGAGCAAGTA A
- the LOC110527480 gene encoding RNA-binding motif, single-stranded-interacting protein 1 isoform X6 — translation MIFANTANPLKSTYRKQSYPMAPASPSTVSTSSNSSTTGWDQLSKTNLYIRGLPPATTDLDLVKLCQPYGKIVSAKAILDKTTNKCKGYGFVDFDSPAAAQKAVHALKTSGIQAQMAKQQEQDPTNLYISNLPVSVDEQELEGLLRPFGQVISTRVLRDYSGASRGVGFARMESKEMCNSVIAHFNGKFIKTAPGTTAPSEPLLCKFADGQRKRHSHSPYIPSGRTWPREGELRLGGMTLTYDPTSAAMQNGYYASPYTLTANRMMTQQAMSPYMSPVTSYQVQNPSWMAHQPYIMQHPQAVMSPSVDHSMTMQPTAIMTQQMGHLSLGSSGAYISANAAVQAAYIPQYAHMQQTAFFPLQENGSQQQMDSSNNSSPYSQQSK, via the exons ATGATCTTTGCAAACACTGCCAACCCGTTGAAGAGCACATATCGGAAGCAG TCGTACCCCATGGCTCCAGCCAGCCCCAGCACGGTGAGcaccagcagcaacagcagcaccaCAGGATGGGACCAGCTCAGCAAAACAAACCTGTACATCCGCGGCCTGCCTCCAGCAACCACTGACCTGGACCTAGTCAAGCTCTGCCAGCC ATACGGCAAGATCGTGTCGGCAAAGGCCATCCTCGATAAAACAACGAACAAATGTAAAG GGTATGGGTTTGTGGACTTTGACAGCCCTGCAGCAGCCCAGAAGGCGGTCCATGCCCTAAAGACCAGTGGGATACAAGCCCAGATGGCTAAG CAACAGGAGCAGGACCCCACCAACCTGTACATCTCCAACCTGCCTGTGTCTGTAGACGAGCAGGAGCTGGAGGGGCTGCTGAGGCCTTTTGGACAGGTCATCTCCACCCGCGTCCTCAGAGACTACAGCGGGGCCAGCAGAGGCGTCGGCTTCGCCAG GATGGAGTCCAAGGAGATGTGTAACTCAGTCATAGCCCACTTCAATGGGAAGTTTATCAAGACGGCGCCTGGAACTACGG CTCCCTCTGAGCCTCTGCTGTGTAAGTTTGCTGATGGTCAGAGGAAGAGGCACAGCCACAGTCCCTACATCCCCAGCGGTCGCACATGGCCCCGAGAGGGAGAGCTCAGACTA GGCGGGATGACTCTCACCTACGACCCCACCTCAGCTGCTATGCAGAACGGCTATTATGCCTCTCCCTACACCCTAACGGCCAATAGGATGATGACTCAGCAAGCCATGTCTCCCTACATGTCTCCTGTCACCTCCTACCAG GTACAGAATCCTTCCTGGATGGCCCACCAGCCTTACATCATGCAACACCCA caggCTGTAATGTCGCCCTCTGTGGACCACTCCATGACAATGCAGCCCACCGCCATCATGACACAGCAGATGGGCCATCTCTCATTGGGCAGCAGTGGAGCG TATATTTCAGCCAACGCTGCAGTCCAGGCAGCCTATATTCCTCAGTACGCCCACATGCAGCAGACAGCC TTTTTCCCTCTTCAGGAAAATGGTTCACAGCAGCAAATGGATTCGTCCAACAATTCGTCTCCCTACAGTCAACAGAGCAAGTA A